One genomic region from Pseudochaenichthys georgianus chromosome 15, fPseGeo1.2, whole genome shotgun sequence encodes:
- the tmem254 gene encoding transmembrane protein 254, translating to MAKSDGCDYFKRTSLFWLVAVTLGMGYFTCIVFAPEKIPFEHLGPFGSFCTHLVDNYASIMYKGWWAAWAIHLYEAYIAMRMCREKGITNLTSRCLWFIQTFLFGFASLGLLVKYDPERPKQH from the exons atgGCGAAAAGTGATGGATGCGATTACTTTAAAAGAACCAGCCTGTTCTGGCTCGTCGCCGTGACACTCGGCATGGGATATTTTACT TGCATTGTGTTTGCACCTGAAAAAATCCCATTCGAGCACCTTGGTCCATTTGGCAGCTTCTGCACTCATCTCGTGGATAACTATGCTAGCATTATGTACAAAGG ATGGTGGGCTGCCTGGGCTATCCATTTGTATGAGGCCTATATTGCAATGAGGATGTGCCG TGAGAAAGGCATCACCAACCTGACCTCTCGCTGCCTGTGGTTCATCCAGACCTTCCTGTTTGGCTTCGCCTCCCTCGGCCTGCTGGTCAAATACGACCCAGAGCGCCCCAAACAGCACTGA
- the LOC117459351 gene encoding L-threonine ammonia-lyase-like isoform X3 yields MRRTPSGRDDSPKTFSSSIQVPSRKGFYRDELVLGPSQPGGSDKCGHVTNGNAVRGTTLIEPERLKDFGEEELVNGDVKVYSTKVVGGPTEIVLKDPPKTRRMSEFRHNPRPLVPFLRFEDISAAAFRIQAGIQKTPCTYSRLSKQYGMEIYLKKEHLHYTGSVKERGVRHMLSSLTQTQQRKGVIVATDCNFSMAVAHHAVELNIPVFVIMPSCCSSPRLRIYRDYGAMVISYGSTGHDSQNHARHLASENGYLYLEEEENEAYLAGLGTVGMEIYEQVSKLDAVVIPAAGQYGLLAATAAAIKHLNSRILVIGIEPEGFPLLQESLKSNGPIKNMNSNPNKKLYGDLMENSLGDNTFQLAKKLVDKVVSVSEEDSLVAMLRFQEFERSTVDTEGAMGLAAILAGKLPELKGKRVAVVVTSANMELELMRQCVDRALVLDDRVSKFSVQLGEYPGDMAKLLDVLSREEVRLLDVCQRRQSDKSDLFKAKVECVVETRDKTQSIQLRKVLSERYPSICWLDR; encoded by the exons AGATGAGTTGGTTCTGGGCCCCAGTCAGCCTGGAGGCTCTGACAAATGTGGCCACGTCACTAACGGTAATGCAGTCCGTGGAACCACCCTCATTGAACCGGAGCGTCTGAAGGACTTCGGTGAGGAGGAGCTGGTCAATGGGGACGTGAAGGTCTATAGCACCAAGGTGGTGGGGGGTCCTACTGAGATCGTGCTCAAGGACCCCCCTAAAACCAGACGTATGAGCGAGTTCAGGCACAACCCCAGACCTCTTGTCCCGTTTCTCCGCTTTGAGGACATCAGCGCCGCAGCCTTCAGGATCCAGGCTGGGATCCAGAAGACCCCCTGCACA tACTCCAGACTCTCCAAGCAGTACGGGATGGAGATCTACCTGAAGAAGGAGCACCTGCACTACACAGGCTCTGTGAAGGAGAGAGGAGTCCGGCACATGCTGAGCTCCCTCACACAG ACTCAGCAGAGGAAGGGCGTGATCGTTGCCACTGATTGTAACTTCTCCATGGCCGTGGCTCACCATGCAGTAGAGCTGAACATCCCGGTGTTTGTCATCATGCCGTCATGCTGCTCCTCGCCTCGCCTCCGGATCTACAGAGACTACGGAGCCATGGTCATTTCCTACGGCAGCACCGGCCACGACTCCCAGAACCACGCCCGCCATCTGGCCTCAGAGAACGGATACCTCTACCTGGAAGA AGAGGAAAATGAAGCATACCTGGCAGGACTGGGCACTGTTGGCATGGAGATCTACGAGCAAGTGTCTAAACTGGACGCAGTGGTTATTCCGGCAGCTGGACAGTACGGGCTACTGGCTGCTACAGCTGCAGCCATCAAACACCTCAACTCCAGAATTCTTGTCATA GGAATTGAACCAGAAGGCTTCCCTCTGCTGCAAGAATCTCTGAAAAGTAACGGCCCAATCAAAAACATGAACAGCAACCCCAATAAGAAACTCTATGGAG ATCTAATGGAGAATTCCCTGGGTGATAACACCTTCCAGCTGGCAAAGAAACTAGTGGATAAAGTCGTCTCTGTCAG TGAGGAGGACTCTCTGGTGGCGATGCTGCGGTTTCAGGAGTTTGAACGCTCCACTGTGGACACAGAGGGAGCCATGGGACTGGCAGCCATCTTGGCTGGAAAACTACCAGAGCTGAAAGGCAAAAG GGTTGCTGTAGTGGTGACCAGTGCTAACATGGAGCTGGAGCTGATGAGGCAGTGTGTGGACCGGGCCCTGGTGCTGGATGATCGGGTCAGTAAGTTCTCCGTGCAGCTGGGGGAATATCCAGGAGACATGGCTAAGCTGCTGGACGTCCTGTCCAGAGAGGAAGTCAG GTTGTTGGATGTCTGCCAACGGAGACAAAGTGACAAGTCAGATCTCTTCAAGGCAAAG gTGGAGTGTGTGGTGGAAACCAGGGATAAAACACAAAGCATTCAGCTACGCAAGGTCCTGAGTGAGCGCTACCCCTCTATATGCTGGCTGGATCGGTGA
- the LOC117459351 gene encoding L-threonine ammonia-lyase-like isoform X2, which yields MNFAAQFFYSSYLSERLERLYSPRPALKDGDEKDPFWQRDELVLGPSQPGGSDKCGHVTNGNAVRGTTLIEPERLKDFGEEELVNGDVKVYSTKVVGGPTEIVLKDPPKTRRMSEFRHNPRPLVPFLRFEDISAAAFRIQAGIQKTPCTYSRLSKQYGMEIYLKKEHLHYTGSVKERGVRHMLSSLTQTQQRKGVIVATDCNFSMAVAHHAVELNIPVFVIMPSCCSSPRLRIYRDYGAMVISYGSTGHDSQNHARHLASENGYLYLEEEENEAYLAGLGTVGMEIYEQVSKLDAVVIPAAGQYGLLAATAAAIKHLNSRILVIGIEPEGFPLLQESLKSNGPIKNMNSNPNKKLYGDLMENSLGDNTFQLAKKLVDKVVSVSEEDSLVAMLRFQEFERSTVDTEGAMGLAAILAGKLPELKGKRVAVVVTSANMELELMRQCVDRALVLDDRVSKFSVQLGEYPGDMAKLLDVLSREEVRLLDVCQRRQSDKSDLFKAKVECVVETRDKTQSIQLRKVLSERYPSICWLDR from the exons AGATGAGTTGGTTCTGGGCCCCAGTCAGCCTGGAGGCTCTGACAAATGTGGCCACGTCACTAACGGTAATGCAGTCCGTGGAACCACCCTCATTGAACCGGAGCGTCTGAAGGACTTCGGTGAGGAGGAGCTGGTCAATGGGGACGTGAAGGTCTATAGCACCAAGGTGGTGGGGGGTCCTACTGAGATCGTGCTCAAGGACCCCCCTAAAACCAGACGTATGAGCGAGTTCAGGCACAACCCCAGACCTCTTGTCCCGTTTCTCCGCTTTGAGGACATCAGCGCCGCAGCCTTCAGGATCCAGGCTGGGATCCAGAAGACCCCCTGCACA tACTCCAGACTCTCCAAGCAGTACGGGATGGAGATCTACCTGAAGAAGGAGCACCTGCACTACACAGGCTCTGTGAAGGAGAGAGGAGTCCGGCACATGCTGAGCTCCCTCACACAG ACTCAGCAGAGGAAGGGCGTGATCGTTGCCACTGATTGTAACTTCTCCATGGCCGTGGCTCACCATGCAGTAGAGCTGAACATCCCGGTGTTTGTCATCATGCCGTCATGCTGCTCCTCGCCTCGCCTCCGGATCTACAGAGACTACGGAGCCATGGTCATTTCCTACGGCAGCACCGGCCACGACTCCCAGAACCACGCCCGCCATCTGGCCTCAGAGAACGGATACCTCTACCTGGAAGA AGAGGAAAATGAAGCATACCTGGCAGGACTGGGCACTGTTGGCATGGAGATCTACGAGCAAGTGTCTAAACTGGACGCAGTGGTTATTCCGGCAGCTGGACAGTACGGGCTACTGGCTGCTACAGCTGCAGCCATCAAACACCTCAACTCCAGAATTCTTGTCATA GGAATTGAACCAGAAGGCTTCCCTCTGCTGCAAGAATCTCTGAAAAGTAACGGCCCAATCAAAAACATGAACAGCAACCCCAATAAGAAACTCTATGGAG ATCTAATGGAGAATTCCCTGGGTGATAACACCTTCCAGCTGGCAAAGAAACTAGTGGATAAAGTCGTCTCTGTCAG TGAGGAGGACTCTCTGGTGGCGATGCTGCGGTTTCAGGAGTTTGAACGCTCCACTGTGGACACAGAGGGAGCCATGGGACTGGCAGCCATCTTGGCTGGAAAACTACCAGAGCTGAAAGGCAAAAG GGTTGCTGTAGTGGTGACCAGTGCTAACATGGAGCTGGAGCTGATGAGGCAGTGTGTGGACCGGGCCCTGGTGCTGGATGATCGGGTCAGTAAGTTCTCCGTGCAGCTGGGGGAATATCCAGGAGACATGGCTAAGCTGCTGGACGTCCTGTCCAGAGAGGAAGTCAG GTTGTTGGATGTCTGCCAACGGAGACAAAGTGACAAGTCAGATCTCTTCAAGGCAAAG gTGGAGTGTGTGGTGGAAACCAGGGATAAAACACAAAGCATTCAGCTACGCAAGGTCCTGAGTGAGCGCTACCCCTCTATATGCTGGCTGGATCGGTGA